Genomic DNA from Lactococcus garvieae:
AAGGGATAAATGTACGTTTTCCTGATGGAGATACAGTGAACTTATAGTCTTCGAAACTTCCATTTTTTAGAGGGACATTGAACGCTGGATGGGCACCCACTCCAAAAATCATTGTCTTCTCGTCTTTATTTTCCACTTGATAGCGAACACGAAGTTGGTTATCTGTCAGTTTATAGCCTACTTTAAAGCTAAATTTAAAAGGATACTCAGCAAGTGTCTGAGAATTTGAAGTGATTTCATATACCAGTTCATCAGCTTCTTCTTTTATTAATGTGAACTCACTGTCACGTGCAAAACCATGTCCAGACATTTGATAATTTTTATCTTCATAGCTGTACTGCCCATTTTTTAATTTACCAACAATAGGAAAGAGGACTGGCGCGTGACGTCCCCAAAAAGCAGAATCTGCTTGCCAGAGGTATTCAACTTCATCTTTTTGTACAGAATGTAATTCTGCTCCGAAAGTATCTACTGAAATAAC
This window encodes:
- a CDS encoding aldose 1-epimerase family protein, which produces MKNTLKNDTLVISVDTFGAELHSVQKDEVEYLWQADSAFWGRHAPVLFPIVGKLKNGQYSYEDKNYQMSGHGFARDSEFTLIKEEADELVYEITSNSQTLAEYPFKFSFKVGYKLTDNQLRVRYQVENKDEKTMIFGVGAHPAFNVPLKNGSFEDYKFTVSPSGKRTFIPLDVPTGTLKREEQSEVEVSDLPLSRELFAKDALVYTSSEEMSVALTNSIDSRSVKVTWKDMPFFGLWSPYPADAPFVCIEPWCGIADDADTTGQLTNKFGMNQLPANEKFSCEYVIEIN